A part of Anabas testudineus chromosome 7, fAnaTes1.2, whole genome shotgun sequence genomic DNA contains:
- the hck gene encoding tyrosine-protein kinase HCK, whose product MGCVGSKKEQEALSKGTGNDELQNRAHTAHYVKDPTTGNSANKANKMVSNANSSDGESSAMALYDYDAIHEGDLGFKKGDRLKILEESGEWWRAMLISTGQEGYIPSNYVAKDTLEAEEWFFKGVSRKDAERQLLAPGNKVGSFMIRDSETTKGSYSLSVRDSDAQASDTVKHYKIRTLDNGGFYISPRITFSTLQELVSHYKKQGDGLCQSLTSACLSPKPEKPWEKDAWEIPRSSLKLDKRLGAGQFGEVWMATYNKHTKVAVKTMKPGSMSVEAFLAEANLMKTLQHDKLVRLNAVVTKEEPIYIITEFMEKGSLLDFLKSDEGNRVQLPKLIDFSAQIAEGMAYIEQRNYIHRDLRAANILVNKALVCKIADFGLARIIEDNEYTAREGAKFPIKWTAPEAINYGSFTIKSDVWSFGILLTEIISYGRTPYPGMTNPEVIRSLEKGYRMQRLDSCPTELYEIMLECWKNKPEDRPTFDYLQSVLEDFYTATESQYQQQP is encoded by the exons ATGGGCTGTGTGGGCTCAAAGAAGGAGCAGGAGGCCCTCAGCAAAGGGACGGGTAACGATGAGCTGCAGAACCGTGCCCATACGGCTCATTATGTCAAAGATCCCACAACAGGAAACTCTGCAAACAAAGCT AACAAAATGGTATCCAATGCAAATTCTTCAGATG GAGAGTCAAGCGCCATGGCACTGTATGACTATGATGCCATTCACGAAGGAGACCTTGGCTTCAAGAAAGGAGATAGACTCAAGATCTTAGAAGA atCAGGGGAGTGGTGGAGAGCTATGTTAATCAGTACAGGTCAGGAAGGCTACATCCCCAGTAATTATGTAGCCAAAGATACTCTGGAGGCAGAGGA ATGGTTCTTTAAGGGCGTGAGCAGGAAAGATGCCGAGAGGCAGCTGTTGGCCCCTGGGAATAAAGTGGGATCCTTCATGATCCGAGACAGCGAGACCACCAAGG GAAGctactctctgtctgtcagggACAGCGATGCGCAGGCCAGCGACACAGTTAAACATTATAAGATCCGTACGCTGGACAACGGAGGATTCTACATCTCACCTCGCATCACCTTCAGCACTTTGCAAGAGTTGGTCAGCCATTATAAGA AGCAAGGCGATGGCCTCTGTCAATCCTTGACCAGTGCATGTCTGAGTCCCAAACCTGAGAAGCCATGGGAGAAAGATGCCTGGGAAATCCCTAGATCATCTCTCAAACTGGACAAGAGGCTCGGAGCTGGCCAGTTTGGAGAAGTCTGGATGG ctacaTACAATAAACACACCAAGGTAGCAGTGAAGACCATGAAGCCAGGCAGCATGTCAGTTGAAGCCTTCCTGGCAGAAGCCAACTTGATGAAAACTCTTCAGCACGACAAACTGGTCCGACTCAACGCTGTAGTAACCAAAGAGGAGCCTATCTACATCATCACTGAGTTCATGGAGAAAG GGAGTTTATTAGACTTCTTAAAGAGTGATGAGGGCAACCGTGTGCAACTCCCCAAGCTGATTGATTTCTCTGCCCAG ATTGCAGAGGGTATGGCTTACATTGAGCAGAGAAACTACATCCACAGAGACCTGAGAGCTGCCAATATCCTTGTCAATAAGGCTTTAGTGTGCAAGATTGCAGACTTTGGCCTGGCTCGTATCATCGAAGACAACGAGTACACAGCCAGGGAAG GTGCCAAATTTCCCATCAAATGGACAGCCCCTGAAGCCATCAACTATGGCTCTTTTACCATTAAGTCTGACGTCTGGTCCTTTGGTATCTTATTGACTGAGATTATCAGCTATGGACGCACACCATACCCTG GGATGACTAACCCAGAAGTGATTCGTTCCCTGGAGAAGGGCTACCGAATGCAGCGCTTGGACAGCTGCCCCACCGAACTTTATGAAATTATGCTGGAGTGCTGGAAGAACAAGCCTGAGGACCGTCCCACATTTGATTACCTGCAGAGTGTCCTGGAGGATTTCTACACAGCCACAGAAAGCCAGTACCAACAGCAGCCATGA
- the rbbp8l gene encoding uncharacterized protein rbbp8l isoform X5 translates to MECFNELLLKLREVHEREVEGWQVKVQELSNKKGCDSKRMEELFTRNQQMKEQQRLLTENIKTLENRLRAGLCDRCTVTQEVAKKRQQEYEASQIQSLQHISLLAGEMNNLKKENKRFRDEIKNLRAALESHSDHSSNTSTTTEVKTCSSPDMSPSSVPVALISAETNCASNQSSDGNTAVKTETDQRTEETEHRQLRATNRNHFESYKPFSLAALALPHRKTEHTVTRVGEKRAPSVEGLDQRSSITPQSLLLKNSSSSAGREVNPSRHVLHAPVPCRPQPIRSSPVALPWPLSESCDWVNVAPVGTSMVLQPSSKPNFPRFPNLIPTSQHAGPRRQVFGHPWHKQTTSQPPAKEPTVVFRLKNLQEHVESQTMPKEKKEIPPHKVERASTWLKEAYEGPLDLSDRGKPKCSQTPRDDSTVTIQDRERAQKSPDKDVKTNPPPHVPVSSPSPVISPSSASMPPVKQQEEEPTSDHIHKVIKEHEHKEEVNGKTGQSNDKKVPVLTISLRPVVVLENLNSALQKQESLSSNGKPLSPAVEPGGSSDEVESVAGQESSQNCKRKRSAVETEPDRDSDKDSTQHERKIKITVRSEEKSPS, encoded by the exons ATGGAGTGCTTCAATGAGCTGCTCCTTAAGCTACGGGAGGTCCACGAGCGGGAAGTGGAAG GGTGGCAGGTGAAAGTCCAAGAGCTGTCCAACAAGAAGGGCTG TGATTCAAAGCGAATGGAGGAGCTGTTCACCAGAAACCAGCAGATGAAGGAACAGCAGAGGTTACTCACCGAAAACATCAAGACACTGGAAAATAG ACTGAGGGCAGGGCTCTGTGACAGATGTACAGTAACCCAGGAGGTGGCCAAGAAAAGACAGCAGGAATATGAAGCCTCACAGATACAGAGCCTCCAGCACATCTCCCTACTAG CGGGAGAAATGAACAACCTGAAAAAGGAGAACAAGAGATTTAGAGATGAGATCAAGAATTTAAGAGCAGCACTTGA AAGTCACAGTGACCACTCGTCcaacaccagcaccaccacagaGGTTAAAACCTGCAGCTCCCCTGACATGTCACCATCCTCTGTACCCGTGGCACTCATCTCTGCGGAAACCAACTGTGCCAGCAACCAGTCGTCAGATGGAAATACTGCAGTGAAGACTGAGACTGACCAAAGAACGGAAG AAACCGAACACAGGCAGTTGAGGGCGACGAACAGAAACCACTTT GAGTCCTACAAGCCTTTCTCACTGGCGGCTCTTGCACTACCACACCGGAAGACAGAACACACTGTAACTCGTGTTGGAGAGAAGAG AGCTCCTAGTGTTGAAGGGCTGGACCAGCGATCCTCTATCACTCCTCAATCTCTCCTTCTTAAGAACTCCTCTTCTTCAGCCGGTAGAGAGGTGAACCCCAGCAGACATGTGCTCCATGCTCCTGTCCCCTGCCGTCCACAACCAATCAGGAGCAGCCCTGTTGCTCTCCCTTGGCCGTTATCTGAATCCTGTGACTGGGTTAATGTGGCTCCTGTAGGCACCAGCATGGTGCTGCAACCTTCTTCCAAACCAAACTTCCCCCGCTTTCCTAACCTAATTCCAACGAGCCAGCATGCTGGCCCTAGAAGACAGGTGTTTGGGCATCCCTGGCACAAGCAAACCACCTCTCAGCCCCCTGCCAAAGAGCCAACTGTGGTTTTCAGATTGAAAAATCTGCAAGAGCATGTGGAGAGTCAAACTATGccaaaggagaaaaaggaaatccCTCCACATAAGGTTGAGAGGGCTTCTACATGGCTTAAAGAGGCATATGAGGGGCCTCTGGACCTATCAGATCGAGGAAAGCCCAAATGCAGCCAGACTCCAAGAGATGACTCAACGGTAACCatacaagacagagagagagcacagaagAGCCCTGACAAGGATGTGAAGACAAATCCACCTCCACACGTACCAGTATCATCACCTTCACCTGTCATCTCTCCCTCATCCGCCTCTATGCCACCAGTCAAACAGCAAGAGGAAGAGCCGACCAGTGATCACATCCACAAG GTAATCAAAGAGCATGAACACAAAGAGGAGGTGAATGGAAAGACAGGCCAAAGCAATGATAAGAAGGTGCCTGTCCTCACTATATCATTACGTCCAG TAGTGGTGCTGGAGAATCTGAATTCTGCCCTGCAAAAGCAAGAATCCTTATCATCAAATGGAAAG CCGCTGTCACCAGCAGTTGAGCCAGGAGGCAGCTCGGATGAGGTGGAGAGTGTGGCAGGACAAGAAAGCAGCCAGAACTGCAAGAGAAAGAGGTCAGCGGTGGAGACAGAACCTGACAGGGATTCGGACAAAGACA GCACTCAGCATGAACGCAAAATCAAGATCACAGTCCGAAGTGAGGAGAAGAGCCCCAGTTAA
- the rbbp8l gene encoding uncharacterized protein rbbp8l isoform X2: MECFNELLLKLREVHEREVEGWQVKVQELSNKKGCDSKRMEELFTRNQQMKEQQRLLTENIKTLENRLRAGLCDRCTVTQEVAKKRQQEYEASQIQSLQHISLLAGEMNNLKKENKRFRDEIKNLRAALDRSHSDHSSNTSTTTEVKTCSSPDMSPSSVPVALISAETNCASNQSSDGNTAVKTETDQRTEETEHRQLRATNRNHFESYKPFSLAALALPHRKTEHTVTRVGEKRAPSVEGLDQRSSITPQSLLLKNSSSSAGREVNPSRHVLHAPVPCRPQPIRSSPVALPWPLSESCDWVNVAPVGTSMVLQPSSKPNFPRFPNLIPTSQHAGPRRQVFGHPWHKQTTSQPPAKEPTVVFRLKNLQEHVESQTMPKEKKEIPPHKVERASTWLKEAYEGPLDLSDRGKPKCSQTPRDDSTVTIQDRERAQKSPDKDVKTNPPPHVPVSSPSPVISPSSASMPPVKQQEEEPTSDHIHKQVIKEHEHKEEVNGKTGQSNDKKVPVLTISLRPVVLENLNSALQKQESLSSNGKPLSPAVEPGGSSDEVESVAGQESSQNCKRKRSAVETEPDRDSDKDSTQHERKIKITVRSEEKSPS; encoded by the exons ATGGAGTGCTTCAATGAGCTGCTCCTTAAGCTACGGGAGGTCCACGAGCGGGAAGTGGAAG GGTGGCAGGTGAAAGTCCAAGAGCTGTCCAACAAGAAGGGCTG TGATTCAAAGCGAATGGAGGAGCTGTTCACCAGAAACCAGCAGATGAAGGAACAGCAGAGGTTACTCACCGAAAACATCAAGACACTGGAAAATAG ACTGAGGGCAGGGCTCTGTGACAGATGTACAGTAACCCAGGAGGTGGCCAAGAAAAGACAGCAGGAATATGAAGCCTCACAGATACAGAGCCTCCAGCACATCTCCCTACTAG CGGGAGAAATGAACAACCTGAAAAAGGAGAACAAGAGATTTAGAGATGAGATCAAGAATTTAAGAGCAGCACTTGA CAGAAGTCACAGTGACCACTCGTCcaacaccagcaccaccacagaGGTTAAAACCTGCAGCTCCCCTGACATGTCACCATCCTCTGTACCCGTGGCACTCATCTCTGCGGAAACCAACTGTGCCAGCAACCAGTCGTCAGATGGAAATACTGCAGTGAAGACTGAGACTGACCAAAGAACGGAAG AAACCGAACACAGGCAGTTGAGGGCGACGAACAGAAACCACTTT GAGTCCTACAAGCCTTTCTCACTGGCGGCTCTTGCACTACCACACCGGAAGACAGAACACACTGTAACTCGTGTTGGAGAGAAGAG AGCTCCTAGTGTTGAAGGGCTGGACCAGCGATCCTCTATCACTCCTCAATCTCTCCTTCTTAAGAACTCCTCTTCTTCAGCCGGTAGAGAGGTGAACCCCAGCAGACATGTGCTCCATGCTCCTGTCCCCTGCCGTCCACAACCAATCAGGAGCAGCCCTGTTGCTCTCCCTTGGCCGTTATCTGAATCCTGTGACTGGGTTAATGTGGCTCCTGTAGGCACCAGCATGGTGCTGCAACCTTCTTCCAAACCAAACTTCCCCCGCTTTCCTAACCTAATTCCAACGAGCCAGCATGCTGGCCCTAGAAGACAGGTGTTTGGGCATCCCTGGCACAAGCAAACCACCTCTCAGCCCCCTGCCAAAGAGCCAACTGTGGTTTTCAGATTGAAAAATCTGCAAGAGCATGTGGAGAGTCAAACTATGccaaaggagaaaaaggaaatccCTCCACATAAGGTTGAGAGGGCTTCTACATGGCTTAAAGAGGCATATGAGGGGCCTCTGGACCTATCAGATCGAGGAAAGCCCAAATGCAGCCAGACTCCAAGAGATGACTCAACGGTAACCatacaagacagagagagagcacagaagAGCCCTGACAAGGATGTGAAGACAAATCCACCTCCACACGTACCAGTATCATCACCTTCACCTGTCATCTCTCCCTCATCCGCCTCTATGCCACCAGTCAAACAGCAAGAGGAAGAGCCGACCAGTGATCACATCCACAAG CAGGTAATCAAAGAGCATGAACACAAAGAGGAGGTGAATGGAAAGACAGGCCAAAGCAATGATAAGAAGGTGCCTGTCCTCACTATATCATTACGTCCAG TGGTGCTGGAGAATCTGAATTCTGCCCTGCAAAAGCAAGAATCCTTATCATCAAATGGAAAG CCGCTGTCACCAGCAGTTGAGCCAGGAGGCAGCTCGGATGAGGTGGAGAGTGTGGCAGGACAAGAAAGCAGCCAGAACTGCAAGAGAAAGAGGTCAGCGGTGGAGACAGAACCTGACAGGGATTCGGACAAAGACA GCACTCAGCATGAACGCAAAATCAAGATCACAGTCCGAAGTGAGGAGAAGAGCCCCAGTTAA
- the rbbp8l gene encoding uncharacterized protein rbbp8l isoform X1, with product MECFNELLLKLREVHEREVEGWQVKVQELSNKKGCDSKRMEELFTRNQQMKEQQRLLTENIKTLENRLRAGLCDRCTVTQEVAKKRQQEYEASQIQSLQHISLLAGEMNNLKKENKRFRDEIKNLRAALDRSHSDHSSNTSTTTEVKTCSSPDMSPSSVPVALISAETNCASNQSSDGNTAVKTETDQRTEETEHRQLRATNRNHFESYKPFSLAALALPHRKTEHTVTRVGEKRAPSVEGLDQRSSITPQSLLLKNSSSSAGREVNPSRHVLHAPVPCRPQPIRSSPVALPWPLSESCDWVNVAPVGTSMVLQPSSKPNFPRFPNLIPTSQHAGPRRQVFGHPWHKQTTSQPPAKEPTVVFRLKNLQEHVESQTMPKEKKEIPPHKVERASTWLKEAYEGPLDLSDRGKPKCSQTPRDDSTVTIQDRERAQKSPDKDVKTNPPPHVPVSSPSPVISPSSASMPPVKQQEEEPTSDHIHKQVIKEHEHKEEVNGKTGQSNDKKVPVLTISLRPVVVLENLNSALQKQESLSSNGKPLSPAVEPGGSSDEVESVAGQESSQNCKRKRSAVETEPDRDSDKDSTQHERKIKITVRSEEKSPS from the exons ATGGAGTGCTTCAATGAGCTGCTCCTTAAGCTACGGGAGGTCCACGAGCGGGAAGTGGAAG GGTGGCAGGTGAAAGTCCAAGAGCTGTCCAACAAGAAGGGCTG TGATTCAAAGCGAATGGAGGAGCTGTTCACCAGAAACCAGCAGATGAAGGAACAGCAGAGGTTACTCACCGAAAACATCAAGACACTGGAAAATAG ACTGAGGGCAGGGCTCTGTGACAGATGTACAGTAACCCAGGAGGTGGCCAAGAAAAGACAGCAGGAATATGAAGCCTCACAGATACAGAGCCTCCAGCACATCTCCCTACTAG CGGGAGAAATGAACAACCTGAAAAAGGAGAACAAGAGATTTAGAGATGAGATCAAGAATTTAAGAGCAGCACTTGA CAGAAGTCACAGTGACCACTCGTCcaacaccagcaccaccacagaGGTTAAAACCTGCAGCTCCCCTGACATGTCACCATCCTCTGTACCCGTGGCACTCATCTCTGCGGAAACCAACTGTGCCAGCAACCAGTCGTCAGATGGAAATACTGCAGTGAAGACTGAGACTGACCAAAGAACGGAAG AAACCGAACACAGGCAGTTGAGGGCGACGAACAGAAACCACTTT GAGTCCTACAAGCCTTTCTCACTGGCGGCTCTTGCACTACCACACCGGAAGACAGAACACACTGTAACTCGTGTTGGAGAGAAGAG AGCTCCTAGTGTTGAAGGGCTGGACCAGCGATCCTCTATCACTCCTCAATCTCTCCTTCTTAAGAACTCCTCTTCTTCAGCCGGTAGAGAGGTGAACCCCAGCAGACATGTGCTCCATGCTCCTGTCCCCTGCCGTCCACAACCAATCAGGAGCAGCCCTGTTGCTCTCCCTTGGCCGTTATCTGAATCCTGTGACTGGGTTAATGTGGCTCCTGTAGGCACCAGCATGGTGCTGCAACCTTCTTCCAAACCAAACTTCCCCCGCTTTCCTAACCTAATTCCAACGAGCCAGCATGCTGGCCCTAGAAGACAGGTGTTTGGGCATCCCTGGCACAAGCAAACCACCTCTCAGCCCCCTGCCAAAGAGCCAACTGTGGTTTTCAGATTGAAAAATCTGCAAGAGCATGTGGAGAGTCAAACTATGccaaaggagaaaaaggaaatccCTCCACATAAGGTTGAGAGGGCTTCTACATGGCTTAAAGAGGCATATGAGGGGCCTCTGGACCTATCAGATCGAGGAAAGCCCAAATGCAGCCAGACTCCAAGAGATGACTCAACGGTAACCatacaagacagagagagagcacagaagAGCCCTGACAAGGATGTGAAGACAAATCCACCTCCACACGTACCAGTATCATCACCTTCACCTGTCATCTCTCCCTCATCCGCCTCTATGCCACCAGTCAAACAGCAAGAGGAAGAGCCGACCAGTGATCACATCCACAAG CAGGTAATCAAAGAGCATGAACACAAAGAGGAGGTGAATGGAAAGACAGGCCAAAGCAATGATAAGAAGGTGCCTGTCCTCACTATATCATTACGTCCAG TAGTGGTGCTGGAGAATCTGAATTCTGCCCTGCAAAAGCAAGAATCCTTATCATCAAATGGAAAG CCGCTGTCACCAGCAGTTGAGCCAGGAGGCAGCTCGGATGAGGTGGAGAGTGTGGCAGGACAAGAAAGCAGCCAGAACTGCAAGAGAAAGAGGTCAGCGGTGGAGACAGAACCTGACAGGGATTCGGACAAAGACA GCACTCAGCATGAACGCAAAATCAAGATCACAGTCCGAAGTGAGGAGAAGAGCCCCAGTTAA
- the rbbp8l gene encoding uncharacterized protein rbbp8l isoform X4: MECFNELLLKLREVHEREVEGWQVKVQELSNKKGCDSKRMEELFTRNQQMKEQQRLLTENIKTLENRLRAGLCDRCTVTQEVAKKRQQEYEASQIQSLQHISLLAGEMNNLKKENKRFRDEIKNLRAALESHSDHSSNTSTTTEVKTCSSPDMSPSSVPVALISAETNCASNQSSDGNTAVKTETDQRTEETEHRQLRATNRNHFESYKPFSLAALALPHRKTEHTVTRVGEKRAPSVEGLDQRSSITPQSLLLKNSSSSAGREVNPSRHVLHAPVPCRPQPIRSSPVALPWPLSESCDWVNVAPVGTSMVLQPSSKPNFPRFPNLIPTSQHAGPRRQVFGHPWHKQTTSQPPAKEPTVVFRLKNLQEHVESQTMPKEKKEIPPHKVERASTWLKEAYEGPLDLSDRGKPKCSQTPRDDSTVTIQDRERAQKSPDKDVKTNPPPHVPVSSPSPVISPSSASMPPVKQQEEEPTSDHIHKQVIKEHEHKEEVNGKTGQSNDKKVPVLTISLRPVVVLENLNSALQKQESLSSNGKPLSPAVEPGGSSDEVESVAGQESSQNCKRKRSAVETEPDRDSDKDSTQHERKIKITVRSEEKSPS; encoded by the exons ATGGAGTGCTTCAATGAGCTGCTCCTTAAGCTACGGGAGGTCCACGAGCGGGAAGTGGAAG GGTGGCAGGTGAAAGTCCAAGAGCTGTCCAACAAGAAGGGCTG TGATTCAAAGCGAATGGAGGAGCTGTTCACCAGAAACCAGCAGATGAAGGAACAGCAGAGGTTACTCACCGAAAACATCAAGACACTGGAAAATAG ACTGAGGGCAGGGCTCTGTGACAGATGTACAGTAACCCAGGAGGTGGCCAAGAAAAGACAGCAGGAATATGAAGCCTCACAGATACAGAGCCTCCAGCACATCTCCCTACTAG CGGGAGAAATGAACAACCTGAAAAAGGAGAACAAGAGATTTAGAGATGAGATCAAGAATTTAAGAGCAGCACTTGA AAGTCACAGTGACCACTCGTCcaacaccagcaccaccacagaGGTTAAAACCTGCAGCTCCCCTGACATGTCACCATCCTCTGTACCCGTGGCACTCATCTCTGCGGAAACCAACTGTGCCAGCAACCAGTCGTCAGATGGAAATACTGCAGTGAAGACTGAGACTGACCAAAGAACGGAAG AAACCGAACACAGGCAGTTGAGGGCGACGAACAGAAACCACTTT GAGTCCTACAAGCCTTTCTCACTGGCGGCTCTTGCACTACCACACCGGAAGACAGAACACACTGTAACTCGTGTTGGAGAGAAGAG AGCTCCTAGTGTTGAAGGGCTGGACCAGCGATCCTCTATCACTCCTCAATCTCTCCTTCTTAAGAACTCCTCTTCTTCAGCCGGTAGAGAGGTGAACCCCAGCAGACATGTGCTCCATGCTCCTGTCCCCTGCCGTCCACAACCAATCAGGAGCAGCCCTGTTGCTCTCCCTTGGCCGTTATCTGAATCCTGTGACTGGGTTAATGTGGCTCCTGTAGGCACCAGCATGGTGCTGCAACCTTCTTCCAAACCAAACTTCCCCCGCTTTCCTAACCTAATTCCAACGAGCCAGCATGCTGGCCCTAGAAGACAGGTGTTTGGGCATCCCTGGCACAAGCAAACCACCTCTCAGCCCCCTGCCAAAGAGCCAACTGTGGTTTTCAGATTGAAAAATCTGCAAGAGCATGTGGAGAGTCAAACTATGccaaaggagaaaaaggaaatccCTCCACATAAGGTTGAGAGGGCTTCTACATGGCTTAAAGAGGCATATGAGGGGCCTCTGGACCTATCAGATCGAGGAAAGCCCAAATGCAGCCAGACTCCAAGAGATGACTCAACGGTAACCatacaagacagagagagagcacagaagAGCCCTGACAAGGATGTGAAGACAAATCCACCTCCACACGTACCAGTATCATCACCTTCACCTGTCATCTCTCCCTCATCCGCCTCTATGCCACCAGTCAAACAGCAAGAGGAAGAGCCGACCAGTGATCACATCCACAAG CAGGTAATCAAAGAGCATGAACACAAAGAGGAGGTGAATGGAAAGACAGGCCAAAGCAATGATAAGAAGGTGCCTGTCCTCACTATATCATTACGTCCAG TAGTGGTGCTGGAGAATCTGAATTCTGCCCTGCAAAAGCAAGAATCCTTATCATCAAATGGAAAG CCGCTGTCACCAGCAGTTGAGCCAGGAGGCAGCTCGGATGAGGTGGAGAGTGTGGCAGGACAAGAAAGCAGCCAGAACTGCAAGAGAAAGAGGTCAGCGGTGGAGACAGAACCTGACAGGGATTCGGACAAAGACA GCACTCAGCATGAACGCAAAATCAAGATCACAGTCCGAAGTGAGGAGAAGAGCCCCAGTTAA
- the rbbp8l gene encoding uncharacterized protein rbbp8l isoform X3, with product MECFNELLLKLREVHEREVEGWQVKVQELSNKKGCDSKRMEELFTRNQQMKEQQRLLTENIKTLENRLRAGLCDRCTVTQEVAKKRQQEYEASQIQSLQHISLLAGEMNNLKKENKRFRDEIKNLRAALDRSHSDHSSNTSTTTEVKTCSSPDMSPSSVPVALISAETNCASNQSSDGNTAVKTETDQRTEETEHRQLRATNRNHFESYKPFSLAALALPHRKTEHTVTRVGEKRAPSVEGLDQRSSITPQSLLLKNSSSSAGREVNPSRHVLHAPVPCRPQPIRSSPVALPWPLSESCDWVNVAPVGTSMVLQPSSKPNFPRFPNLIPTSQHAGPRRQVFGHPWHKQTTSQPPAKEPTVVFRLKNLQEHVESQTMPKEKKEIPPHKVERASTWLKEAYEGPLDLSDRGKPKCSQTPRDDSTVTIQDRERAQKSPDKDVKTNPPPHVPVSSPSPVISPSSASMPPVKQQEEEPTSDHIHKVIKEHEHKEEVNGKTGQSNDKKVPVLTISLRPVVVLENLNSALQKQESLSSNGKPLSPAVEPGGSSDEVESVAGQESSQNCKRKRSAVETEPDRDSDKDSTQHERKIKITVRSEEKSPS from the exons ATGGAGTGCTTCAATGAGCTGCTCCTTAAGCTACGGGAGGTCCACGAGCGGGAAGTGGAAG GGTGGCAGGTGAAAGTCCAAGAGCTGTCCAACAAGAAGGGCTG TGATTCAAAGCGAATGGAGGAGCTGTTCACCAGAAACCAGCAGATGAAGGAACAGCAGAGGTTACTCACCGAAAACATCAAGACACTGGAAAATAG ACTGAGGGCAGGGCTCTGTGACAGATGTACAGTAACCCAGGAGGTGGCCAAGAAAAGACAGCAGGAATATGAAGCCTCACAGATACAGAGCCTCCAGCACATCTCCCTACTAG CGGGAGAAATGAACAACCTGAAAAAGGAGAACAAGAGATTTAGAGATGAGATCAAGAATTTAAGAGCAGCACTTGA CAGAAGTCACAGTGACCACTCGTCcaacaccagcaccaccacagaGGTTAAAACCTGCAGCTCCCCTGACATGTCACCATCCTCTGTACCCGTGGCACTCATCTCTGCGGAAACCAACTGTGCCAGCAACCAGTCGTCAGATGGAAATACTGCAGTGAAGACTGAGACTGACCAAAGAACGGAAG AAACCGAACACAGGCAGTTGAGGGCGACGAACAGAAACCACTTT GAGTCCTACAAGCCTTTCTCACTGGCGGCTCTTGCACTACCACACCGGAAGACAGAACACACTGTAACTCGTGTTGGAGAGAAGAG AGCTCCTAGTGTTGAAGGGCTGGACCAGCGATCCTCTATCACTCCTCAATCTCTCCTTCTTAAGAACTCCTCTTCTTCAGCCGGTAGAGAGGTGAACCCCAGCAGACATGTGCTCCATGCTCCTGTCCCCTGCCGTCCACAACCAATCAGGAGCAGCCCTGTTGCTCTCCCTTGGCCGTTATCTGAATCCTGTGACTGGGTTAATGTGGCTCCTGTAGGCACCAGCATGGTGCTGCAACCTTCTTCCAAACCAAACTTCCCCCGCTTTCCTAACCTAATTCCAACGAGCCAGCATGCTGGCCCTAGAAGACAGGTGTTTGGGCATCCCTGGCACAAGCAAACCACCTCTCAGCCCCCTGCCAAAGAGCCAACTGTGGTTTTCAGATTGAAAAATCTGCAAGAGCATGTGGAGAGTCAAACTATGccaaaggagaaaaaggaaatccCTCCACATAAGGTTGAGAGGGCTTCTACATGGCTTAAAGAGGCATATGAGGGGCCTCTGGACCTATCAGATCGAGGAAAGCCCAAATGCAGCCAGACTCCAAGAGATGACTCAACGGTAACCatacaagacagagagagagcacagaagAGCCCTGACAAGGATGTGAAGACAAATCCACCTCCACACGTACCAGTATCATCACCTTCACCTGTCATCTCTCCCTCATCCGCCTCTATGCCACCAGTCAAACAGCAAGAGGAAGAGCCGACCAGTGATCACATCCACAAG GTAATCAAAGAGCATGAACACAAAGAGGAGGTGAATGGAAAGACAGGCCAAAGCAATGATAAGAAGGTGCCTGTCCTCACTATATCATTACGTCCAG TAGTGGTGCTGGAGAATCTGAATTCTGCCCTGCAAAAGCAAGAATCCTTATCATCAAATGGAAAG CCGCTGTCACCAGCAGTTGAGCCAGGAGGCAGCTCGGATGAGGTGGAGAGTGTGGCAGGACAAGAAAGCAGCCAGAACTGCAAGAGAAAGAGGTCAGCGGTGGAGACAGAACCTGACAGGGATTCGGACAAAGACA GCACTCAGCATGAACGCAAAATCAAGATCACAGTCCGAAGTGAGGAGAAGAGCCCCAGTTAA